A genomic stretch from Candidatus Dadabacteria bacterium includes:
- a CDS encoding HNH endonuclease, translating into MLQSPVLVLNRFFVPVSVTSLKRAFILLYGGAAKAVNREYETFDFDSWKDIRSVDAEDCVRTVTSVIKAPRVIILVRYEGYHRKQPKFNRINIFRRDADTCQYCAKAFRKRDLTLDHVIPRSMGGRSTWDNIVCCCVKCNRKKGGRTPEQANMRLLTKPVKPAASIFSNLHFKTVKYEEWEPFLNFVDVSYWNVELTD; encoded by the coding sequence ATGCTTCAGTCACCGGTACTGGTTTTGAACAGGTTTTTCGTCCCTGTCTCGGTAACGAGCTTGAAAAGGGCCTTTATCCTTCTTTACGGTGGTGCCGCAAAGGCTGTAAACAGAGAGTATGAGACCTTTGACTTCGATTCGTGGAAGGATATCCGTTCGGTTGACGCCGAAGACTGCGTAAGGACCGTTACTAGCGTTATAAAAGCTCCACGGGTGATAATTCTCGTTAGATATGAGGGGTATCACAGAAAGCAGCCTAAGTTCAACAGGATAAACATTTTCAGGAGGGACGCGGACACATGCCAGTACTGCGCGAAGGCTTTTCGGAAAAGGGATCTTACCCTTGACCATGTGATTCCGCGGTCAATGGGTGGAAGAAGTACCTGGGACAACATAGTGTGCTGTTGTGTTAAGTGCAACAGGAAGAAGGGAGGAAGGACTCCCGAGCAGGCGAACATGAGACTGCTCACCAAACCTGTGAAGCCCGCTGCCAGTATTTTTTCCAACCTCCATTTTAAAACCGTGAAATATGAAGAGTGGGAACCTTTTCTGAACTTTGTGGATGTGTCTTACTGGAACGTCGAACTGACTGACTGA
- a CDS encoding 50S ribosomal protein L27, with the protein MSTKKGGGSSKNGRDSIGRRLGVKKFGGQPVVKGNIIVRQRGTSIKPGLNVGLGKDYTIFAMSDGVVKFQKSGKGRTKVSVVPA; encoded by the coding sequence ATGTCAACCAAAAAAGGTGGCGGAAGTTCCAAAAACGGAAGGGATTCAATAGGCAGAAGGCTTGGCGTAAAAAAATTCGGAGGCCAGCCGGTTGTCAAGGGGAACATAATAGTAAGGCAGCGTGGTACCAGCATTAAGCCTGGTCTGAACGTGGGGCTTGGAAAGGATTACACGATATTCGCAATGTCTGACGGGGTTGTGAAATTTCAGAAATCCGGGAAGGGCAGAACAAAGGTTTCCGTAGTTCCTGCCTGA
- a CDS encoding prolipoprotein diacylglyceryl transferase, producing MFPELLRIGDFHITSFGAMVAVSFLVAFWVSGMEFERKGMSRRLHEQGFLACLVGGILGAKLLFLVENVPLSDLISYPMHYLLLRGGLTFYGGFFLALFAFFVLTKKHKESFWKVLDATAPALAIAYATGRVGCLLVGDDYGVASTLPWAMPFPKGSPPTLEAVHPTQIYETIIMSLVFLVLWKIRKKDKPVGWLASIYLGLAGLERFFVEFIRNTTESPISGLSVAQVMALALILIGALKYISLRRHKEAF from the coding sequence ATGTTCCCTGAACTTCTCAGAATAGGTGATTTTCATATTACATCCTTCGGGGCGATGGTCGCTGTCTCTTTTCTTGTCGCTTTCTGGGTTTCCGGGATGGAATTTGAAAGAAAAGGGATGTCCAGGCGACTTCACGAACAGGGTTTTCTTGCCTGCCTTGTGGGAGGCATACTCGGGGCCAAGCTTCTCTTCCTGGTCGAGAACGTTCCCCTAAGCGACCTTATCTCCTACCCCATGCACTATCTTCTTCTAAGGGGAGGACTTACCTTCTACGGAGGATTTTTTCTGGCTCTCTTCGCCTTTTTCGTACTAACAAAAAAGCATAAAGAAAGTTTCTGGAAAGTTCTTGACGCCACCGCCCCGGCTCTCGCAATAGCTTACGCGACTGGAAGGGTCGGCTGTCTTCTAGTTGGAGACGATTACGGGGTCGCCTCCACACTCCCTTGGGCGATGCCGTTTCCAAAGGGTTCCCCCCCGACACTTGAGGCGGTTCATCCGACTCAGATTTATGAAACGATCATAATGTCTCTTGTGTTCTTAGTGCTGTGGAAGATAAGGAAGAAGGACAAGCCTGTCGGCTGGCTCGCCAGCATATATCTGGGACTCGCGGGTCTTGAAAGGTTCTTTGTCGAGTTCATAAGAAACACCACTGAAAGCCCGATATCCGGCCTTTCAGTAGCGCAGGTAATGGCACTTGCACTGATCCTTATCGGAGCGCTCAAATACATATCCCTACGCA
- the thpR gene encoding RNA 2',3'-cyclic phosphodiesterase gives MVREVANGEALLLRLFIAAFLPEETKDVLFRYVQSLRSFLRGVRWEPREKLHVTLRFLGDVDESCLEDLSADVGSAVCGSGSVEPGFDDFCLFPGSRNPRVLALGLVKNEQFQSLFDKVQSAVLQNGFEMEKRKFIPHVTLGRIRGDFEGIRGIPQPNKTEFSITRVGLVQSELGPRGSRYTSIRTWNLQSGI, from the coding sequence TTGGTGCGTGAAGTAGCGAATGGGGAGGCTTTGCTCTTGAGACTTTTTATCGCGGCCTTTCTTCCCGAGGAAACAAAAGATGTGCTTTTTCGCTACGTCCAGTCGCTTAGGAGCTTTCTTCGAGGAGTAAGGTGGGAACCGAGGGAGAAACTTCACGTCACGCTCAGGTTTCTTGGAGATGTTGATGAATCGTGCCTTGAGGATCTATCAGCCGATGTAGGTTCCGCAGTTTGCGGTTCGGGGAGTGTTGAGCCTGGATTTGACGATTTTTGCCTGTTTCCAGGCTCGAGAAATCCTAGAGTGTTGGCCTTGGGTCTTGTGAAAAACGAGCAGTTCCAGTCTCTTTTTGACAAAGTGCAGAGTGCGGTCCTGCAGAACGGGTTTGAGATGGAAAAGAGAAAATTCATCCCGCACGTGACTCTGGGCAGGATCAGAGGGGATTTCGAGGGAATCAGGGGGATTCCTCAACCGAACAAAACGGAGTTCTCCATTACAAGAGTCGGGCTTGTTCAAAGTGAGCTTGGACCCCGGGGGTCCCGCTACACCAGCATCAGGACATGGAATCTTCAGAGCGGCATTTGA
- the rplU gene encoding 50S ribosomal protein L21, whose product MHAVIKTGGKQYIVKPGDVIDIEKISGEPGEEVNFEEVLLVSADGEDVKVGSPVVESARVEGRIVKQKKGEKIVVFKFKRRKGYRKKAGHRQNLTSVEITSISA is encoded by the coding sequence ATGCACGCTGTTATAAAGACCGGTGGAAAACAGTATATAGTCAAGCCGGGTGACGTTATTGATATAGAAAAAATCTCCGGCGAACCCGGCGAAGAAGTGAACTTTGAAGAAGTTCTGCTTGTGTCCGCTGACGGAGAGGATGTTAAGGTGGGTAGCCCTGTTGTTGAAAGTGCCAGGGTTGAGGGTAGAATAGTAAAGCAGAAAAAGGGCGAGAAGATAGTAGTCTTCAAGTTCAAAAGAAGGAAAGGGTACAGGAAAAAGGCGGGCCATCGCCAGAACCTGACCAGCGTCGAGATTACGAGCATAAGCGCCTGA